One genomic segment of Hemibagrus wyckioides isolate EC202008001 linkage group LG08, SWU_Hwy_1.0, whole genome shotgun sequence includes these proteins:
- the wnk1a gene encoding serine/threonine-protein kinase WNK1 isoform X3 → MSESFTEKMVKFLSPASKNSNGSNSDTQLGERIGPEVRRRHHTMERDSKAEHRFVRRSVICDSNATALELPSKIVFLNAPLDVSTTSTDLNTDEIKITAQTENLTLPDGPIVAENVEGGKDGLHEQIVAEQRPVVETKKEPCLEPDSKTAGQELGSSLGTKQENDKEEDEDAKSKARVDSGQQRGTEKKDAEDIEEVETKAVGTSPDGRFLKFDIEIGRGSFKTVYKGLDTETTVEVAWCELQDRKLSKSERQRFKEEAGMLKGLQHPNIVRFYDSWEAPCKGKKCIVLVTELMTSGTLKTYLKRFKEMKIKVLRSWCRQILKGLHFLHTRSPPIIHRDLKCDNIFITGPTGSVKIGDLGLATLKRASFAKSVIGTPEFMAPEMYEEKYDESVDVYAFGMCMLEMATSEYPYSECQNAAQIYRRVTSGVKPGSFDKVAFPEVKEIIEGCIRQNKDERYSIKDLLNHAFFQEETGVRVELAEEDDGEMVAIKLWLRIEDVKKLKGKYKDNEAIEFSFDLHKDVPEDVAQEMVDSGYVCEGDHKTIAKAVKDRVALICRKREQRKLVREEQEKRKQEEERGQQLLSEPTPAHSSTTNPHMSTLTPVPIETEEPEGEQHHLQQQPGVPVSSVGGMEAQYSLTASESHPVQPVLPSYSSMQPEQHPQTSATQHSSHSQLPQQHAVHPHSLVPSSQGSSTQPLIPVSHPEYSAPQQTTLPASVQPSISQQHNQPPLDTAPQSSTHPPPTHSSQVAQAPLSVSQSPDQTQTQSLLIPPSAESGLSDAASGLSDGNEGKHEASSTKRYQRRSVRSRSRQDKSAKPKLVVLNISNIGDRVAECQLETHNRKMVTFKFDLDGDNPEEIAHIMVESDFILESERESFIDQVQEVIDMADEKREAAKDGHSQVMNDAKQIPDISSPILPGLPPSVAAQVVHSAGRRFIVSPVPESRLRESFFGPPSASTSTGDELTGSDPAPANHTQQGQTILPPNTSQPSVLPPQPVYQGSIAVAQSTSATVPVGSTSPPTSAQISRTGRTSPSLAPSDQPITQRRTSLPTPTIPYQLPESSITVPTSVGEPLPAPAHNSTATPLSVVAPSQCGESEGEIQGKSPGIEDIQALDKKLRSLFHDQSSSSGSSAQADTSGDVVPTSSPPNTISSPPPGLASTAGHVTPASLSLSSSGHFTPGIFVSQSQGGSVTVHVQTSQVDTGVPRLLNSVSGPQDGLTTVENKQLVTPPTGEGFRLGRFQVSVATDEAVDGVSCQNTMPSSSSTASSSTSSTSSAVSSPENTVHRHQTLPSPGHDLSESITSAASGPPPPAAAAITTIGRFQVTSDVKVGRFSVTPAEKEEADLKEEEDVRVSVPTVQPNSQFVSSDDSEPEDETFKKEIRQLRERHVTEIQALQSKQKKEIEALFARMGKARPSIMASSPVAVAGARRRLTKSKNNKSSRSGSIHNSPHQHGDRRNKQASVSQMTAGQVPDIPDTLVQDVQSEGTTITNKAENGSNQAANLPRKGTFTDDLHQLVDDFARDAMNHTQVKKNSKQNSQSLDTIPRKFSAPGQLCSMGGPVCAPCSNSSAGRKGSLCLTSQQHTYPCAPYVHTQWVGPAGNAVGLLQPTATNALQPGFHVAAGAHKAGSNGGGTNMRTTQAS, encoded by the exons ATGTCTGAAAGTTTTACAGAAAAGATGGTCAAATTCCTGTCCCCTGCTTCAAAGAACAGCAATGGCTCCAACTCGGACACACAGTTGGGTGAACGGATCGGTCCAGAGGTCCGCCGTAGGCACCACACCATGGAGCGGGACTCGAAAGCTGAGCATCGATTTGTGCGGCGCAGTGTTATTTGTGACTCGAACGCTACAGCTTTGGAGCTTCCTAGCAAAATTGTTTTCCTGAATGCCCCACTGGATGTTTCAACCACATCCACTGATCTGAACACAGATGAAATTAAAATCACAGCTCAGACTGAGAACCTTACTCTGCCTGATGGGCCCATTGTTGCCGAGAATGTGGAGGGAGGGAAAGATGGCCTCCATGAGCAGATAGTTGCAGAACAGAGGCCTGTTGTGGAAACGAAGAAAGAACCATGTCTGGAGCCAGACAGCAAGACAGCAGGTCAGGAGTTGGGCAGTAGCCTAGGCACAAAACAGGAAAATGATaaggaggaagatgaagatgcCAAGTCGAAGGCTCGTGTAGATTCAGGGCAACAGCGCGGGACTGAGAAGAAAGACGCAGAGGATATAGAGGAGGTGGAGACGAAGGCTGTTGGAACTTCGCCTGATGGCCGATTTTTGAAGTTTGACATTGAGATTGGACGTGGCTCATTCAAGACTGTGTATAAAGGATTGGATACGGAGACAACTGTGGAGGTGGCATGGTGCGAACTGCAG GACCGCAAGTTGTCCAAGTCAGAGCGACAACGCTTCAAGGAAGAAGCAGGCATGCTGAAGGGCCTGCAGCACCCTAACATTGTGCGCTTCTATGATTCCTGGGAGGCTCCCTGCAAAGGGAAGAAATGTATAGTGCTTGTGACGGAGCTCATGACATCAGGCACGCTAAAGAC GTATCTGAAGCGGTTCAAGGAGATGAAGATCAAAGTTTTAAGAAGTTGGTGTCGGCAAATCCTGAAAGGGCTTCACTTCCTTCATACGAGGTCTCCTCCCATCATCCACCGTGACCTCAAGTGTgacaacatcttcatcactggGCCCACCGGATCTGTTAAGATCGGTGACCTGGGCCTCGCTACTCTCAAGAGGGCTTCTTTTGCCAAGAGTGTCATAG GTACCCCTGAGTTCATGGCGCCTGAGATGTATGAGGAGAAGTATGACGAGTCAGTGGATGTCTATGCCTTTGGGATGTGTATGCTGGAGATGGCTACTTCTGAGTACCCGTACTCCGAGTGCCAGAATGCGGCACAGATCTATCGCAGAGTGACCAGC GGAGTGAAGCCTGGCAGTTTCGATAAGGTAGCCTTTCCTGAAGTCAAAGAAATCATCGAAGGATGTATTCGTCAAAACAAAGATGAGAG aTATTCCATCAAGGATCTGCTGAATCACGCCTTTTTTCAGGAAGAAACAGGGGTTCGTGTTGAGCTTGCTGAAGAGGATGATGGTGAGATGGTGGCCATCAAGCTATGGCTGCGCATTGAGGATGTTAAGAAGCTCAAAGGGAAATACAAGGATAACGAGGCCATTGAGTTTTCCTTTGACCTCCACAAAGATGTCCCAGAGGATGTGGCACAGGAGATG GTTGACTCAGgctatgtgtgtgagggtgatcATAAGACCATAGCCAAGGCTGTGAAGGACCGTGTGGCTCTGATCTGTAGGAAGAGGGAACAGCGGAAGCTTGTGCGGGAAGAACAGGAGAAGAGGAAGCAGGAAGAGGAAAGGGGGCAGCAGCTTCTCAGTGAGCCAACTCCTGCTCACTCCTCCACCACAAATCCCCACATGTCGACTTTGACACCAGTTCCCATAGAGACAGAGGAGCCAGAGGGGGAGCAGCACCACCTGCAACAGCAGCCTGGAGTGCCTGTTTCAT CTGTAGGCGGTATGGAGGCCCAGTATTCACTGACTGCATCAGAGTCTCATCCTGTTCAGCCGGTGCTGCCCTCTTACAGCTCTATGCAGCCTGAGCAACACCCTCAGACCTCTGCCACACAACACAGCTCTCATTCCCAACTTCCTCAGCAGCATGCTGTCCACCCACATAGTCTG GTTCCGTCCTCACAAGGAAGCAGTACCCAGCCTCTTATTCCCGTATCCCATCCTGAATATAGTGCTCCACAG CAGACCACTCTGCCAGCTTCTGTTCAGCCTAGCATCTCCCAACAGCATAACCAGCCCCCGCTGGACACTGCACCACAGAGCTCAACTCATCCACCACCAACGCACAGCTCTCAGGTGGCCCAG GCTCCTCTAAGTGTTTCCCAGTCTCCAGATCAGACTCAAACACAGTCCCTGCTGATTCCACCGTCTGCAGAGAG TGGCCTGTCAGATGCAGCTTCAGGGTTGAGTGATGGGAATGAGGGCAAGCATGAGGCTAGTTCCACAAAGCGCTACCAGCGCCGCTCAGTCCGTAGCCGTTCACGTCAGGACAAGTCTGCCAAGCCCAAGCTTGTTGTGCTTAAT ATTTCCAATATTGGTGACAGAGTGGCTGAATGCCAGCTGGAAACCCACAACAGGAAAATGGTGACGTTTAAGTTTGATCTGGATGGAGACAACCCTGAAGAAATTGCACACATCAtg GTCGAAAGTGACTTCATTCTGGAGAGTGAGCGCGAGTCCTTTATAGACCAGGTGCAAGAGGTTATAGACATGGCAGATGAGAAGAGAGAAGCTGCTAAAGACGGCCATTCTCAG GTGATGAATGATGCTAAACAAATACCAGATATATCAAGTCCAATTCTGCCAG GTCTGCCACCCAGTGTGGCTGCACAGGTGGTGCACTCAGCAGGGCGTCGTTTCATTGTCAGCCCTGTACCAGAATCACGACTTCGAGAGTCATTTTTTGGCCCTCCCTCGGCCAGCACATCTACTGGAGATGAACTAACAG GGTCTGATCCTGCCCCAGCTAACCATACACAACAAGGGCAAACTATCCTGCCTCCCAACACCAGCCAGCCCTCAGTATTACCCCCTCAACCTGTATACCAGGGCTCAATTGCAGTTGCTCAGAGCACTTCTGCCACTGTGCCTGTTGGTTCTACTTCCCCACCTACTTCTGCTCAGATATCCCGGACAGGCAGGACATCCCCTTCCCTTGCCCCATCAGATCAGCCCATTACTCAGCGTCGAACCTCTCTTCCCACTCCAACTATTCCCTACCAGCTGCCTGAGAGCAGCATAACTGTTCCaacctctgttggagaaccgcTTCCTGCTCCTGCCCACAATTCAACTGCCACACCTCTGTCTGTAGTTGCCCCCAGTCAGTGTGGGGAGAGCGAAGGGGAGATACAGGGAAAATCACCTGGAATTGAGGATATTCAGGCACTGGACAAGAAGCTCCGTTCTCTATTCCATGACCAGAGTTCGTCCTCTGGCTCCTCAGCCCAGGCGGATACATCAGGAGATGTGGTCCCTACCTCCTCACCTCCCAACACCATCAGTTCTCCCCCTCCTGGCCTGGCATCCACTGCAGGCCATGTGACACCAGCTAGCTTGTCTTTGAGCTCCAGTGGCCACTTTACTCCTGGCATTTTTGTCTCTCAAAGCCAAGGAGGTTCAGTTACTGTACATGTGCAAACTAGTCAAGTTGATACTGGTGTACCAAGACTGCTG AATTCTGTAAGCGGACCCCAAGATGGCCTTACCACTGTAGAGAACAAACAACTGGTGACCCCACCAACGGGCGAAGGTTTCAGACTTGGTCGATTTCAG GTTTCTGTGGCCACTGACGAAGCTGTGGACGGTGTCTCTTGCCAGAATACCATGCCGTCATCTTCATCTACAGCGTCTTCGTCTACATCCTCAACGTCCTCAGCAGTCTCAAGCCCTGAAAACACTGTTCATAGGCACCAAACCCTGCCAAGCCCTGGGCATGACCTTTCAGAATCCATTACTTCTGCTGCCTCTggacctcctcctcctgctgctgctgctattactaCAATTGGGCGCTTTCAGGTGACCTCAGATGTCAAAGTGGGACGTTTCTCAGTTACTCCAGCTGAAAAGGAGGAGGCAGACttaaaagaagaggaagatgttAGAGTCAGTGTACCCACAGTCCAGCCTAACTCCCAGTTCGTAAGCAGCGATGACTCCGAGCCAGAGGATGAAACCTTTAAGAAAGAGATCAGACAGCTCAGGGAGAG GCATGTGACTGAGATCCAGGCCTTGCAGTCTAAGCAAAAGAAGGAGATTGAGGCGCTATTTGCAAGGATGGGCAAAGCACGTCCCTCCATAATGGCCTCCTCCCCTGTAGCTGTGGCAGGAGCCCGGCGTAGGCTCACCAAAAGCAAGAACAACAAATCCAGCCGCAGTGGCAGCATCCACAACAGTCCTCATCAGCATG GAGACAGGCGAAACAAACAGGCTTCAGTCAGTCAGATGACTGCAGGACAGGTTCCAGATATTCCTGATACACTTGTTCAGGATGTTCAGTCAGAAG GGACCACCATCACAAATAAGGCAGAAAATGGGTCAAATCAAGCTGCTAACCTTCCACGAAAAGGCACATTTACAGATGACCTTCACCAGCTGGTGGATGATTTTGCTCGGGATGCCATGAACCACACACAGGTCAAGAAGAATAGCAAACAAAATTCACAAAGCCTTGAT aCAATTCCTCGCAAGTTCTCTGCACCAGGCCAGCTGTGCTCCATGGGTGGTCCTGTATGTGCTCCCTGCTCCAACTCTTCTGCTGGAAGGAAGGGTTCATTGTGCTTAACATCCCAGCAGCACACCTACCCCTGTGCCCCTTATGTCCACACACAGTGGGTAGGGCCTGCAGGAAATGCAGTAGGCTTGTTACAGCCTACAGCTACAAATGCTCTCCAGCCAGGTTTCCATGTGGCTGCAGGAGCTCACAAAGCTGGAAGTAACGGTGGAGGAACCAACATGCGGACCACTCAGGCAAGCTGA
- the wnk1a gene encoding serine/threonine-protein kinase WNK1 isoform X4 — MSESFTEKMVKFLSPASKNSNGSNSDTQLGERIGPEVRRRHHTMERDSKAEHRFVRRSVICDSNATALELPSKIVFLNAPLDVSTTSTDLNTDEIKITAQTENLTLPDGPIVAENVEGGKDGLHEQIVAEQRPVVETKKEPCLEPDSKTAGQELGSSLGTKQENDKEEDEDAKSKARVDSGQQRGTEKKDAEDIEEVETKAVGTSPDGRFLKFDIEIGRGSFKTVYKGLDTETTVEVAWCELQDRKLSKSERQRFKEEAGMLKGLQHPNIVRFYDSWEAPCKGKKCIVLVTELMTSGTLKTYLKRFKEMKIKVLRSWCRQILKGLHFLHTRSPPIIHRDLKCDNIFITGPTGSVKIGDLGLATLKRASFAKSVIGTPEFMAPEMYEEKYDESVDVYAFGMCMLEMATSEYPYSECQNAAQIYRRVTSGVKPGSFDKVAFPEVKEIIEGCIRQNKDERYSIKDLLNHAFFQEETGVRVELAEEDDGEMVAIKLWLRIEDVKKLKGKYKDNEAIEFSFDLHKDVPEDVAQEMVDSGYVCEGDHKTIAKAVKDRVALICRKREQRKLVREEQEKRKQEEERGQQLLSEPTPAHSSTTNPHMSTLTPVPIETEEPEGEQHHLQQQPGVPVSSVGGMEAQYSLTASESHPVQPVLPSYSSMQPEQHPQTSATQHSSHSQLPQQHAVHPHSLVPSSQGSSTQPLIPVSHPEYSAPQTTLPASVQPSISQQHNQPPLDTAPQSSTHPPPTHSSQVAQAPLSVSQSPDQTQTQSLLIPPSAESGLSDAASGLSDGNEGKHEASSTKRYQRRSVRSRSRQDKSAKPKLVVLNISNIGDRVAECQLETHNRKMVTFKFDLDGDNPEEIAHIMVESDFILESERESFIDQVQEVIDMADEKREAAKDGHSQVMNDAKQIPDISSPILPGLPPSVAAQVVHSAGRRFIVSPVPESRLRESFFGPPSASTSTGDELTGSDPAPANHTQQGQTILPPNTSQPSVLPPQPVYQGSIAVAQSTSATVPVGSTSPPTSAQISRTGRTSPSLAPSDQPITQRRTSLPTPTIPYQLPESSITVPTSVGEPLPAPAHNSTATPLSVVAPSQCGESEGEIQGKSPGIEDIQALDKKLRSLFHDQSSSSGSSAQADTSGDVVPTSSPPNTISSPPPGLASTAGHVTPASLSLSSSGHFTPGIFVSQSQGGSVTVHVQTSQVDTGVPRLLNSVSGPQDGLTTVENKQLVTPPTGEGFRLGRFQVSVATDEAVDGVSCQNTMPSSSSTASSSTSSTSSAVSSPENTVHRHQTLPSPGHDLSESITSAASGPPPPAAAAITTIGRFQVTSDVKVGRFSVTPAEKEEADLKEEEDVRVSVPTVQPNSQFVSSDDSEPEDETFKKEIRQLRERHVTEIQALQSKQKKEIEALFARMGKARPSIMASSPVAVAGARRRLTKSKNNKSSRSGSIHNSPHQHGDRRNKQASVSQMTAGQVPDIPDTLVQDVQSEGTTITNKAENGSNQAANLPRKGTFTDDLHQLVDDFARDAMNHTQVKKNSKQNSQSLDTIPRKFSAPGQLCSMGGPVCAPCSNSSAGRKGSLCLTSQQHTYPCAPYVHTQWVGPAGNAVGLLQPTATNALQPGFHVAAGAHKAGSNGGGTNMRTTQAS, encoded by the exons ATGTCTGAAAGTTTTACAGAAAAGATGGTCAAATTCCTGTCCCCTGCTTCAAAGAACAGCAATGGCTCCAACTCGGACACACAGTTGGGTGAACGGATCGGTCCAGAGGTCCGCCGTAGGCACCACACCATGGAGCGGGACTCGAAAGCTGAGCATCGATTTGTGCGGCGCAGTGTTATTTGTGACTCGAACGCTACAGCTTTGGAGCTTCCTAGCAAAATTGTTTTCCTGAATGCCCCACTGGATGTTTCAACCACATCCACTGATCTGAACACAGATGAAATTAAAATCACAGCTCAGACTGAGAACCTTACTCTGCCTGATGGGCCCATTGTTGCCGAGAATGTGGAGGGAGGGAAAGATGGCCTCCATGAGCAGATAGTTGCAGAACAGAGGCCTGTTGTGGAAACGAAGAAAGAACCATGTCTGGAGCCAGACAGCAAGACAGCAGGTCAGGAGTTGGGCAGTAGCCTAGGCACAAAACAGGAAAATGATaaggaggaagatgaagatgcCAAGTCGAAGGCTCGTGTAGATTCAGGGCAACAGCGCGGGACTGAGAAGAAAGACGCAGAGGATATAGAGGAGGTGGAGACGAAGGCTGTTGGAACTTCGCCTGATGGCCGATTTTTGAAGTTTGACATTGAGATTGGACGTGGCTCATTCAAGACTGTGTATAAAGGATTGGATACGGAGACAACTGTGGAGGTGGCATGGTGCGAACTGCAG GACCGCAAGTTGTCCAAGTCAGAGCGACAACGCTTCAAGGAAGAAGCAGGCATGCTGAAGGGCCTGCAGCACCCTAACATTGTGCGCTTCTATGATTCCTGGGAGGCTCCCTGCAAAGGGAAGAAATGTATAGTGCTTGTGACGGAGCTCATGACATCAGGCACGCTAAAGAC GTATCTGAAGCGGTTCAAGGAGATGAAGATCAAAGTTTTAAGAAGTTGGTGTCGGCAAATCCTGAAAGGGCTTCACTTCCTTCATACGAGGTCTCCTCCCATCATCCACCGTGACCTCAAGTGTgacaacatcttcatcactggGCCCACCGGATCTGTTAAGATCGGTGACCTGGGCCTCGCTACTCTCAAGAGGGCTTCTTTTGCCAAGAGTGTCATAG GTACCCCTGAGTTCATGGCGCCTGAGATGTATGAGGAGAAGTATGACGAGTCAGTGGATGTCTATGCCTTTGGGATGTGTATGCTGGAGATGGCTACTTCTGAGTACCCGTACTCCGAGTGCCAGAATGCGGCACAGATCTATCGCAGAGTGACCAGC GGAGTGAAGCCTGGCAGTTTCGATAAGGTAGCCTTTCCTGAAGTCAAAGAAATCATCGAAGGATGTATTCGTCAAAACAAAGATGAGAG aTATTCCATCAAGGATCTGCTGAATCACGCCTTTTTTCAGGAAGAAACAGGGGTTCGTGTTGAGCTTGCTGAAGAGGATGATGGTGAGATGGTGGCCATCAAGCTATGGCTGCGCATTGAGGATGTTAAGAAGCTCAAAGGGAAATACAAGGATAACGAGGCCATTGAGTTTTCCTTTGACCTCCACAAAGATGTCCCAGAGGATGTGGCACAGGAGATG GTTGACTCAGgctatgtgtgtgagggtgatcATAAGACCATAGCCAAGGCTGTGAAGGACCGTGTGGCTCTGATCTGTAGGAAGAGGGAACAGCGGAAGCTTGTGCGGGAAGAACAGGAGAAGAGGAAGCAGGAAGAGGAAAGGGGGCAGCAGCTTCTCAGTGAGCCAACTCCTGCTCACTCCTCCACCACAAATCCCCACATGTCGACTTTGACACCAGTTCCCATAGAGACAGAGGAGCCAGAGGGGGAGCAGCACCACCTGCAACAGCAGCCTGGAGTGCCTGTTTCAT CTGTAGGCGGTATGGAGGCCCAGTATTCACTGACTGCATCAGAGTCTCATCCTGTTCAGCCGGTGCTGCCCTCTTACAGCTCTATGCAGCCTGAGCAACACCCTCAGACCTCTGCCACACAACACAGCTCTCATTCCCAACTTCCTCAGCAGCATGCTGTCCACCCACATAGTCTG GTTCCGTCCTCACAAGGAAGCAGTACCCAGCCTCTTATTCCCGTATCCCATCCTGAATATAGTGCTCCACAG ACCACTCTGCCAGCTTCTGTTCAGCCTAGCATCTCCCAACAGCATAACCAGCCCCCGCTGGACACTGCACCACAGAGCTCAACTCATCCACCACCAACGCACAGCTCTCAGGTGGCCCAG GCTCCTCTAAGTGTTTCCCAGTCTCCAGATCAGACTCAAACACAGTCCCTGCTGATTCCACCGTCTGCAGAGAG TGGCCTGTCAGATGCAGCTTCAGGGTTGAGTGATGGGAATGAGGGCAAGCATGAGGCTAGTTCCACAAAGCGCTACCAGCGCCGCTCAGTCCGTAGCCGTTCACGTCAGGACAAGTCTGCCAAGCCCAAGCTTGTTGTGCTTAAT ATTTCCAATATTGGTGACAGAGTGGCTGAATGCCAGCTGGAAACCCACAACAGGAAAATGGTGACGTTTAAGTTTGATCTGGATGGAGACAACCCTGAAGAAATTGCACACATCAtg GTCGAAAGTGACTTCATTCTGGAGAGTGAGCGCGAGTCCTTTATAGACCAGGTGCAAGAGGTTATAGACATGGCAGATGAGAAGAGAGAAGCTGCTAAAGACGGCCATTCTCAG GTGATGAATGATGCTAAACAAATACCAGATATATCAAGTCCAATTCTGCCAG GTCTGCCACCCAGTGTGGCTGCACAGGTGGTGCACTCAGCAGGGCGTCGTTTCATTGTCAGCCCTGTACCAGAATCACGACTTCGAGAGTCATTTTTTGGCCCTCCCTCGGCCAGCACATCTACTGGAGATGAACTAACAG GGTCTGATCCTGCCCCAGCTAACCATACACAACAAGGGCAAACTATCCTGCCTCCCAACACCAGCCAGCCCTCAGTATTACCCCCTCAACCTGTATACCAGGGCTCAATTGCAGTTGCTCAGAGCACTTCTGCCACTGTGCCTGTTGGTTCTACTTCCCCACCTACTTCTGCTCAGATATCCCGGACAGGCAGGACATCCCCTTCCCTTGCCCCATCAGATCAGCCCATTACTCAGCGTCGAACCTCTCTTCCCACTCCAACTATTCCCTACCAGCTGCCTGAGAGCAGCATAACTGTTCCaacctctgttggagaaccgcTTCCTGCTCCTGCCCACAATTCAACTGCCACACCTCTGTCTGTAGTTGCCCCCAGTCAGTGTGGGGAGAGCGAAGGGGAGATACAGGGAAAATCACCTGGAATTGAGGATATTCAGGCACTGGACAAGAAGCTCCGTTCTCTATTCCATGACCAGAGTTCGTCCTCTGGCTCCTCAGCCCAGGCGGATACATCAGGAGATGTGGTCCCTACCTCCTCACCTCCCAACACCATCAGTTCTCCCCCTCCTGGCCTGGCATCCACTGCAGGCCATGTGACACCAGCTAGCTTGTCTTTGAGCTCCAGTGGCCACTTTACTCCTGGCATTTTTGTCTCTCAAAGCCAAGGAGGTTCAGTTACTGTACATGTGCAAACTAGTCAAGTTGATACTGGTGTACCAAGACTGCTG AATTCTGTAAGCGGACCCCAAGATGGCCTTACCACTGTAGAGAACAAACAACTGGTGACCCCACCAACGGGCGAAGGTTTCAGACTTGGTCGATTTCAG GTTTCTGTGGCCACTGACGAAGCTGTGGACGGTGTCTCTTGCCAGAATACCATGCCGTCATCTTCATCTACAGCGTCTTCGTCTACATCCTCAACGTCCTCAGCAGTCTCAAGCCCTGAAAACACTGTTCATAGGCACCAAACCCTGCCAAGCCCTGGGCATGACCTTTCAGAATCCATTACTTCTGCTGCCTCTggacctcctcctcctgctgctgctgctattactaCAATTGGGCGCTTTCAGGTGACCTCAGATGTCAAAGTGGGACGTTTCTCAGTTACTCCAGCTGAAAAGGAGGAGGCAGACttaaaagaagaggaagatgttAGAGTCAGTGTACCCACAGTCCAGCCTAACTCCCAGTTCGTAAGCAGCGATGACTCCGAGCCAGAGGATGAAACCTTTAAGAAAGAGATCAGACAGCTCAGGGAGAG GCATGTGACTGAGATCCAGGCCTTGCAGTCTAAGCAAAAGAAGGAGATTGAGGCGCTATTTGCAAGGATGGGCAAAGCACGTCCCTCCATAATGGCCTCCTCCCCTGTAGCTGTGGCAGGAGCCCGGCGTAGGCTCACCAAAAGCAAGAACAACAAATCCAGCCGCAGTGGCAGCATCCACAACAGTCCTCATCAGCATG GAGACAGGCGAAACAAACAGGCTTCAGTCAGTCAGATGACTGCAGGACAGGTTCCAGATATTCCTGATACACTTGTTCAGGATGTTCAGTCAGAAG GGACCACCATCACAAATAAGGCAGAAAATGGGTCAAATCAAGCTGCTAACCTTCCACGAAAAGGCACATTTACAGATGACCTTCACCAGCTGGTGGATGATTTTGCTCGGGATGCCATGAACCACACACAGGTCAAGAAGAATAGCAAACAAAATTCACAAAGCCTTGAT aCAATTCCTCGCAAGTTCTCTGCACCAGGCCAGCTGTGCTCCATGGGTGGTCCTGTATGTGCTCCCTGCTCCAACTCTTCTGCTGGAAGGAAGGGTTCATTGTGCTTAACATCCCAGCAGCACACCTACCCCTGTGCCCCTTATGTCCACACACAGTGGGTAGGGCCTGCAGGAAATGCAGTAGGCTTGTTACAGCCTACAGCTACAAATGCTCTCCAGCCAGGTTTCCATGTGGCTGCAGGAGCTCACAAAGCTGGAAGTAACGGTGGAGGAACCAACATGCGGACCACTCAGGCAAGCTGA